DNA from Mesorhizobium sp. DCY119:
AACCAGCCGATCGTGGCTGCTGCCCGCGTCGGCCAGTTCGACATCATCGCGACCGTCGTCGGCGGTGGTCTTTCCGGTCAGGCCGGTGCTGTCCGTCACGGCATCTCCAAGGCGCTGACCTACTACGAGCCGGGCCTTCGCGGCGTGCTCAAGAAGGGCGGCTTCCTGACCCGCGACAGCCGTACCGTCGAGCGCAAGAAGTACGGCAAGGCCAAGGCCCGTCGTTCGTTCCAGTTCTCGAAGCGCTAATCGCTTTCGAATTTCAGGTGCTGCTTGCCAGTGCCGAACGAAAAGGCCCCGCTTGCGGGGCCTTTTTGTTTGAACACTTACCGTAAAATGGCTGGCAGCGCGGAATTGCCCGTGGGGGCTGCCGCCGGGATATTCGGCCCCTTGCCGTTCGCCGCATCTGGCATCGCTGACGAACTGTCGACGATTGGGCTCTTTTCTGCTTCGACACCGAAACACACCGCAAACGAAGCATCCATGATCGCCAGCTTCACCGCCTGGGCGGCCATGTAATCCTGAAGAAAGCCCTGCGACACCCACATTACCGAATGGTTCTTCTGGCCATGCCATCCGAGGCTGCCGGCATCCTCGGCCTCGCGAAGCTTTCGCGCGAGGTGAGCCCGCGACAGGGTCAACCACATGCCCAGATTGGTGACCGAGGTTATATCCGTCGAAATACGCGCGGCCTTGATGTCGGCTTTTCGCATCCCGGTTATCAGCCTCTCAATGACGATGCCGCCCTCGTTGAGCCACGAGAAAAGGGAGAAGGTGTTCTTGGGTTCTCTCACCGCGCGGGACTTGAGAAGGCCATCGGAAATGAGTGGCAGAAGCCGGCGCGCGCCGTCAGGCGCGGCCTGGAATGTCGCGAGCCGGTTTTTGCCGTCGAGACTGTCGAGCGTGGTGAGCCCTATCGTCAGCCAGACGCCTATCGCGTCGACACTCAAAGCCGTCGGATGAAACGTCACCGTCCGCTTGTCCTCGATGTCGGAACCATAGCTCGCGAAGCCGTAGTTCAGCATCTCCTTGACGAAGGCGCTGGCGGTATTCTTGCTGGCGACCGAATGGTAATCGATCACTTCGAAAAAGCGGGCAGTGCTTGTCCCGGTCGGGCTGCCGCCTGGATTGCTGCGAAAGTAAAGCGCAACCGCAACCATCGCCATCAGCCAGCGCTGGTGGGTCGCAAAGACTGCTGCCAGCCGCGGATGTTCTTCGGAAACCTGCAAAAATGCCCGCGACTGCCGCTGAATCACGGGAAACAGCGCGGGATGGCTGACAATTTCATCTGCATTCATAGAAGGAAATCCTCAAACCCGCCTTCTACCAGAGCGTGTTCCACGAACACTGTCCAGTTGCTTTTCCAAGATGACGGAATATTGAGAATGTTTGGCTAATATTCGACTTTCCTAACGAGCAAAGCAAATACGATGACTTTCGCGCTGGCGCGTAAGACTATCGTGCTCGACGTCAATTCGTCAGATCATAGGGCGTGCGGTAGCCATTGGCCGTCAGCCAGTCGATCGCCGCTTCGGGCTCGTCTGTCTGGATAATCGTCGCGCCCTGCTCCGCCCAGAAACCATAGGTTTCCTCCGGCAGGCTTGCGAATGTCGCCAGCTCATCGCCGCGGCCGCCGGCCAGCAGGCCGCTTTCCCTGTTCACGATCGGGTAGGTGTTGACCCAGAGGTGCCAGTCGCCCCGGGCAGCAACCGCACGGGCACGCGAACCGAACAGCGGCCCGCCATCGGCTATCATGCGTTGGCCCTGCTGGCGCCAGACAACCATTTCGACCGCATCCGCCGCAAAAGCCTTCGTGGCCGTCTCGATGAAACGCGCGTCCCTGACCGCATCGTCGGCAATGATCGGCATGAAGTGAACGCCCTCGCCCACCTTCGCCATTACTGCCTTCATCTCGGCGATCTTGTTGGTGTTCCAGAGGTTCTGCTTGATCACCACCTGCCGCTCTATGCCCAGATCGCGGGCGACCGCGACCATTTCCGGCAGCGCATCGACGCCTAGCTTGTTGTCGATATTGACCATGATCCGGCCCTTGGCAGAGGCAAGCATATCGCGCAGCGTCGGCACTGTTTCGTCGGTCACTTCGCCCGTGCCTTCAACGATCAGCCGGCAGCCCTTCAGGTCGGCAAGCTTATACTTCACCAGTTCGCCCTTGCAGGTGGTGGTGCGGTCGAGCCAGCTGTCATGCAGCACGACGAGTTCACCGTCCTGCGTCTTCTAGACATCGAACTC
Protein-coding regions in this window:
- the rpsI gene encoding 30S ribosomal protein S9, with protein sequence MAELNSLAELGTAAVTAQPAAPVYVQKLDKQGRAYATGKRKDAIARVWVKPGSGKIVVNGKEFAAYFARPVLQMILNQPIVAAARVGQFDIIATVVGGGLSGQAGAVRHGISKALTYYEPGLRGVLKKGGFLTRDSRTVERKKYGKAKARRSFQFSKR